The Elusimicrobiota bacterium sequence ACGACACGGCGTCCGCCCAGCGGGTCATGTTGAAGTGCCGTTCTTCGCCCAGGAGAACCCGCGAGAGGGCTTCGGCCACGCCGATGGGCCGAATGGGAAAATCCCGGCGGGCGCTGTCCTCCTGCACCACGGTGGCGTAACGGATGCTCTCCACGAGCTTTCGGCCGATGCGGGCATACACGGGAGCGACCAGGTTCAACCAGATGCCGGAAAGGCGCGGGGTCAAAACGGGCACCGGAATCATCCACCGTCGAAGTCCCCGTTGGCGGGCGTACTCGTGCATCAGGTTTCCGTAGGACATCACGTCCGCCCCCCCGATCTCGTAGATTCGGCTTTCCGTGATAGGGATTTCCAGGCTTTGAAGCAGGTACGCCAGAACATCGTCGATGAAGATCGGTTGGGCGTTGATCCGGACCCAGCGAGGGGTCACCATGAGGGGAAGCCTTTCCACTAAACTTCGAATGATCTCAAAAGAAAGGCTTCCGGACCCCAGGATGATGGAAGCTTGAAACTCGATGGTGGGAACCCCGGATTCGCGCAGGATGCGCCCCACCTCCTGGCGGCTTCGAAGATGTTGGGACAGGACGGATTCCCCGTGAGGACAGAGGCCTCCCAGGTAGATGATCCGCCGAACTCCCGCCGCTTGGGCGGCCCGGGCGAACACCCCCGCCAGGCGTCGATCCTCGCTTTCGAAATCCACCGGCGAGCTCATGGCGTGAACGAGATAATAGGCCGCGTCCACGCCCCGCATGGCCTGGACCAAGACCGTATAATCCGAAAGGTCGCTGGCGATGATTTCCGTCCCCGGGCCCACCCGGCCTTGAAGCAGGTTCACCCTTCGAGCGAGGCACTTGACCCGGTGCCCCGCGTTTTCAAGGTCCAGGAGCAGGCGACCTCCCACGTAGCCGGTGGCACCGGTCAATAAAATGGTTTGGGATGGACTCATGGACGTTGGGACTCCTCCTGGAACGGCCTTCA is a genomic window containing:
- a CDS encoding SDR family oxidoreductase, translating into MSPSQTILLTGATGYVGGRLLLDLENAGHRVKCLARRVNLLQGRVGPGTEIIASDLSDYTVLVQAMRGVDAAYYLVHAMSSPVDFESEDRRLAGVFARAAQAAGVRRIIYLGGLCPHGESVLSQHLRSRQEVGRILRESGVPTIEFQASIILGSGSLSFEIIRSLVERLPLMVTPRWVRINAQPIFIDDVLAYLLQSLEIPITESRIYEIGGADVMSYGNLMHEYARQRGLRRWMIPVPVLTPRLSGIWLNLVAPVYARIGRKLVESIRYATVVQEDSARRDFPIRPIGVAEALSRVLLGEERHFNMTRWADAVSSQANERAWRDAPWGSRIVDHRVAKTSATPDQAFVPIRRIGGRNGWYFLNPLWQLRGWMDALVGGVGPRRGRRDPEDLRVGDALDYWRVEAVEPGRRLRLRAEMKLPGRAWLEFQVKPIPGGSEIHQTAIFDPLGLWGLAYWYALFPAHAWIFGGMLRTIARRAEGK